DNA sequence from the Nostoc commune NIES-4072 genome:
TATCGATACTTGTTTTAGTAGCGTTTGTTGGATGCCTTCCAGTCCAGCGTGCGCGAAACGGCACTACACCCAGTAGTTCACCGTAAGGTAGGGCTGTTTTAAATTCTTTAATTAATTCCATAGTCCGCAACAGCGATTGCACTCCCTTGACATTTGACTCTGCTGGAATCACCCATCTATCGCCAGCACCCAAGGAAGTCTGCGCTAAATGTGAACGTTCTGGGGGTGGATCTACAATTGCCACGCCGAAATTACTCACAATTGGTTGCAGGCGGTTCCTAAGAATAAACAGACTTAAGCCACTGGAGGCCAATTTATAGTTAGCACTCTCCAACCCATCATCGGAAGGAATTAAGAACAGATTGGTATTGTTAATGGTACGGTCGCCCAGTTTAACGTCAGGTACAGACGCAATGGCATCAAGAATTTTTGTTTTTTCTTCTGGTTGTGTCAGAACTTCCAGTAAGGTTGGGGTATCAGGCTGCACTTGTACCCCTAAGAAACTGGTCAAGCTAGATTGAGGGTCGCAATCCACAAACAAAACGGGAATCCCTAAGCGACCCAAATACCTGCCCAGCATCAAGGCTACCGTAGACTTTCCCTGACCCCCAGCCAAGCCCAAGGAGACGACTGTTGGCGGAATTGGCATAAAACAATTACATAAAAATACTAAAGTACAATGTAACAAATATACTAATATACTTTTGTAGAATTGTACTATAGTGCAATTTTACTTTTGTACAAAAGTAAAATTGCATTTTAGTTAAAGTATAATTCTCCAGACCAAACAAACCAACCATAAACCCCAAGTGGTCTGGATGTGCAGTTCAATATAGATATTGCAGTGAAGCAGAACCAACCATGACTGAAGCCAAGTCTACTCGTACAGTGCGGCGAGGAAGAATATTCCCCGAAATCCAGTGGTCATCAGAGAAGAAAGCTCAATGGAAAGCTGAAAAAGCAGAATTTAAGCAGCGTTGCGAACAAATCTTTCAAAAATTGCAGCCTTCTTTAATTAAGACTCACTACAACTGGTATGTAGCAGTTGAACCAGAAAGCGGAGAATATTTT
Encoded proteins:
- a CDS encoding ParA family protein, whose product is MPIPPTVVSLGLAGGQGKSTVALMLGRYLGRLGIPVLFVDCDPQSSLTSFLGVQVQPDTPTLLEVLTQPEEKTKILDAIASVPDVKLGDRTINNTNLFLIPSDDGLESANYKLASSGLSLFILRNRLQPIVSNFGVAIVDPPPERSHLAQTSLGAGDRWVIPAESNVKGVQSLLRTMELIKEFKTALPYGELLGVVPFRARWTGRHPTNATKTSIDTIRQLVGSELMLPHILESDVFKNAINQRVAPTDLGQPNLEYAIHVLAQRLKPALPEEYAKLIPSKPV